The DNA window ATGTCGCCGTCATCGCTGATGTAGACGAACAGCTTGCGCGGGCTCTCTTTCACCTGGCCGGTCAGGTACGGCAGCAGGTTGAAGCCGTCGATGTGGTTCTTGTACTTGCGCCCATTGACTGTGGCGCCCTTTTTCAGCTTGTCCACTGCGGTGGTGTCGCCCGCGGCCGCGAGGAACGTGGGCAGCCAGTCGTGATGCTGGATGATCTCGTTGGAAACCACGCCAGCGGCAATCTTGCCGGGCCAGCGCACCATCTCCGGTATCCGGAAGGCGCCCTCCCAGTTGCTGTTCTTCTCGCTGCGGAACGGGGTCATGCCGCCGTCGGGCCACGAATTGCGATGCGGACCGTTGTCGGTGGAGTACACCACGATGGTGTCTTCGGCCAGGCCCAGCTCATCGAGGAGATCCAGCATCTGCCCCACGTTCTTGTCGTGGTCGATCATCGTGTCGTGATAAGGCGACTGCCAACGACCCGCCTGGCCCAGGCTGGACTTCTTGGTGTGGGTGAACATGTGCATGTGGGTGGTGTTGAGCCACACGAAGAACGGCGTGCCGGCCTTGTCCGCCTTGCGGATAAAAGAGGATGCCTTGTCGACGAAGTCGTCGTCGCAGGTTTCCATGCGCTCCTTGGTGAGCGGACCGGTTTCCTGGATCTTCTGCTTGCCCACCCTGCCCCAGCGCTCGTGGGTGGTGGAATCGTCGACGTTGGTGGCCCAGGAATGGACGACGCCACGCGGGCCGTTCTTCTTGCGGAAGTTCGGGAAGTCCTTCTCCGGGTAGTAGTCGTACATCTCGGGTTCTTCTTCGGCATTGAGGTGGTACAGGTTGCCGTAGAACTCGTCGAAGCCATGGTTGGTGGGCAGCATATGGTTCAAGTCGCCGAGGTGGTTCTTGCCGAACTGGCCGGTGGTGTAGCCCTGGTCCTTGAGCAGCGATGCAATCGTCACGATCTTCTCGCTCATGCCCACCGGCGCGGCCGGCGCTCCGACTTTCGACAGACCCGTACGCAGCACGCTCTGCCCGGTGATGAAAGAGGATCGACCCGCGGTGCAGGACTGCTCGCCATAGCTGTCGGTGAACAGCATGCCTTCGTTGGCGATGCGGTCGATGTTGGGCGTCTGATAGCCCATCAGGCCCTTGGTATAGCAACTGAGGTTGCTGATGCCGATGTCATCGCCCCAGATCACCAGGATGTTGGGCTGCTTGCCGCCAGGCTTGCCGGCGGTTCTGCTGCTGGCTTTGGCGGGTGCAGCGGCCTTGGGAGCGGCCTTTGCCGGGGCTTTCTTGGTTGCCATGGTCGAACTCCTGTTTGCGATGCGTCGCCGGGGGGCGACAGCGGTACGGTCGATTCAGTTGAACGGTGCAACGTTGAAGACCATGCTGACGATGGCCACCAGGCCGATCAGCCACAGCAGACTGGCGGTGATCAAGGTCAGCGAAATCGGATACGCGCTTTCGCCGTGCAGCAGACCACCGCGCACCATGTGGCTGCGCTCCAGGCGCAGGCCCTTCATGAAGCTCACGTGGTAATAGATGCCCACGCTCAGCAGCAGCATGCCCAGCACCACCATGGCCAGGCCGAAGTTGCGCGGCGCGTGCGCCTGCATGTTGAGATCGGGCAGCTTCACCAGCTTGCTGAACACCTGGAAGATGGTGAAGCCGAAGCTGATCAGCGACAGCGCGGTACGCATGATCGACATCAGGGTGCGATCCGCGCTCATGCGGGTGCGCTGAAACGACATGCCCGTGCGCCGCATCGACATCTCGGTGCGGTTGGTGGACAGGTCCGTCCGGTATTCGGAAAGGTCGGTGCGATGCATCGACAGATCGGTGCGGAACTCGGACAGGTCGGTGCGATGCTCCGACAAGCCGGTGCGATGGTTGGACAGGCCCGTGCGGTAGGCCGAGTACTTCACCGACGCCAGATCGGCCTTGGTCTCGTCCACCTGCGGAATCGGCGGCACAGGCGTCACCGGTATATGCTCCGGCCGCTGCAAGTTCGCTTCCGGTTTCTGCAGTTGCTCGCTCATGGGCGTCGCTCCTGGGGATGACGGCTGAACCAGCGGCGGGCGACCCGAGCCACCGGCCCGCGCAGCAGGATGTAGGGCACGAACGCCAGCACGACCGCGATGACGAACGTTTCCAGCGGATAGTCGAACGCACCGAACACACGGAACTGGTAGATCACATCCATCACCACGCCGAGCAGCAGCACGCGTGTCACCGCGGTCACCGACTCGTGCCAGGAGGTAATGCGGCCCTGTAGATTGGAGCGGATGAAGCGGACCCAGTAGGGCGCCCGCCCGAGCCGGACATCCTTGATGCCGTCATGCAACGCCGCGATGAAGGCCATGGTCGGTTGCAGGTAGAGGCGGAATGTCATCGGGCCATCTGACCTGTGGATCAGATCGGATGCGAAGCGATGCAGGTACTCGACGAATCCGTCCACCATTGCCTCCTCTGCCCGGCTGACAGCATCGACGCAAGCGCAGAGGTGCACAACCGCGATTACTACTGTGCCGGCCTAAGTATTTTTACTGCAGTCCGACAAACCCGGCGATGTGCTCTCCACGCTGTGCCCCGCTACGATGCGCTGCATGAGCAAGGACAATTTCTCGCTGATGCGAGGTGGCGCGGTGCATCGGTTCCTGAGCTGGAGCGGCGCTCTGCGGCCGCGGCTGAGTTTGAGCCGGGTCATCGCTGTACTGGTGGTGTGCCTTGTGTTCCTGCCGCTGGCCGTGGCCACGGCGCTGGATGGCACCTTGTACGGTACGCATGTGCGCATCACGCTGTTGGGCGATTACGCACTGACGTTTCGGATGCTGGGTGCCCTGCCCATGCTGATCCTGTCCGCTCCGCTGGCCGACCATCTGCTGCGCGCCGCCATTCGACAGTTTTCCCGGGGCGGGTTTGTGCGTGCCGACGAGCAGGGAAAATTCCAGCACATCCTGGATGCGGCCAAGCGGATGCGCGACTCCTGGGTACCCGAGGTGCTGATACTCGTGCTGGCGATCCTGCCAGTGAAGAAGTCACCGCACATGCCTGAACTGGCTCATCTGAGCAGTTGGGCCGGCTCCGAGGGAGAGGCAGCGAGCTGGGCCGCGCTGTGGTTCGGACACGTCTCGGCGCCCCTGTTCCGATTCGTTGCGATGTTGTGGCTGTGGAGATTCCTGCTGTGGATCTGGATGTTGTGGAAGTTCTCGCGGCTGCAGCTGAACCTGCCGGCGCCACATCCGGACGGAGCGGGCGGTCTGGCCTTTCTGGGCAACGCGCAGATGCGCTTCTCCACGCTGGCCATCGCGGGCTCGCTGATTGTCTGCGGCAGTTGCATCAATCATCTGCTCTATACGGGCGCCACCTTCTCCAGCCTGCACCTGCTGCTGGGTGGCTATGTCGTGATTGCCAGCCTCCTGCTGCTGGCGCCATTGCTGTTGATGACGCCGTCACTGATGCAGGCGAAGCGACATGCGCTCGGCAAGTACGGGATCCTCGGGCATCGCGCCATCGGCCATTTCGAGCAGCGCTGGAAGCGCGGCGAACCGGCGGACAGGAGTTCGCTGATCGACAGTGCCAATCCCTCGGCGCTGGCCGACTTCGCCGCGGTGTACGCCACCGTGTCCGGCATGTTCGTGGTGCCGATGACACGTCGCAACCTGGTCGGCATGCTGGTGGCGGCCGCGTTGCCGCTGGTCCCACTGGTGTTCTTCGTGATGTCGCTGGACGAGCTGGCGTCCAAGCTGGTGTCTATCCTCGTGTGAGCCGACCTTCATGTCCGGCGATGGACCGTGACAGGTAGGTACTGCCGGCCAGGACGCCATGCACGGCCGCCAGGAGATCCTCGCCGGCATCGGCCTTCAGTACGTAACCGCATTCGCCCAGACGCAAGGCCCGTTGCACCAGCGATGTGTCGGTGTGGACGGTGATGAAGACGATGCGCAGCTCGGGCCGCTCCTGGCACAGTATTTCGGCGGCTGCCATGCCATCCATGCCGGGTAGCGAAATGTCCGTGACGATGACGTCCGGCAAGGTGGTGCGCGCCAGCCCCAGCATGCTCAGGCCATTGTCGACCCAGCCGGTAATGTCAAATTCATTGGCGAGCAGATTCTGCAGTTGTCGCGCAACTGCAGGATTGTCCTCAACCAACATGACCCCGGGACGCTTCATTGGGTCCACCTACACCGTTTTGACGATGGTGTGGCGGATTTGACGATTTGCCAATCAGGAAATAAGCGGTAATCCCGCAAGTAAAACTACTGGCCGGCTTGCACCGTCATGCAGCGCTGCGCTGGCGCGGAGAGCCCGGCAGTAATCCCAGTTGTTCTGCCTTGCGCACCAGCTCCACCGTGCCGTGTACACCCAACTGCTGCATGATTGCGTACTTGTGCGACTCCACGGTGCGCACGGAGATTCCCAGTTCGTAGGCGATCTGTTTGGAACGCAGTCCTTGCGCCACGTAGTCGAGAATTCGCTGCTGCTTCTCCGTTAGATTGCAGTCCACGGATTGTTCGGAAGCAAAGATGGTCGGCCCGGCCAGGGTGGGCGTCACGTAACTCCGGCCCGATTGCACTTCGCGTATGGCGCGCACCAACTCCTCGCCTGCGGAACTCTTGAGCAGGTAGCCACTGGCGCCGGATCGGATGGCTTCCGCAGCCACGCGGCAGTCGCCATGCATGGTGAGGAAGATGAAAGGTGTGTCGTAACCCAGCTGGCGTACCCGCCGCATGGCCTCGATGCCGCTGATGCCCTGCATGCTGATGTCGGCTATCACCAGGTCGGTCCGCTCGGCCAGGACGCAATCAATGATGGCTTCGCCCGACTGCACGACTTCCACGTGTTCGAAGCATTCCAGCAGCAGCCGCTCGACACCCTGCGCGACCACGCGGTGATCATCGGCAATCAGCAGGCGAGTGGGAGAATATGACGACGATCCATTCACTTCCATGGCATGCACCTCATGGCGTTCGTGATGTTTCCCCAGGACACCGCAGGCGTCCAGAGAAGCAGTCTCGGCCAGAAAGCATTAAGACTGTGTCGATGTGTTCGTGCACCTGCAGCATGGTCCGCCTCACCTGCCGGGCTGGCTACGGCGCCTCACTCAGGCGGGCCCGACCGGCCAGCGTGTCCCGGGGTGACTCGCCGAACAACTGGCGATACTCGCCGGAAAAACGTCCCAGATGACCGAAGCCCAGGCTACCGGCGATATCGGTGACATGCGCGGTCGCCGGCGCCGCCCGCAACAGGCGGCGCGCCTCATTGAGCCGTGCCACATGGTGCCAGCGGCACGGTCCCATCCCATAAGCGCTACGAAAGATGCGTTCCATCTGGCGCTCGCCCACACCGATGGCGGCCGAAAGCGTGGACACACTGAAATCGGATCCCGCATGCGCGTCGAGGAACGCTTCGGCGCGACGGATCAGCATCGAGTGGCGCATCGGCATGGTCGGCGTGCTGGCCCGTCGATGGCGATGCGGCAGGCCTGCGGCCAGAACATCGACAAAGGCGCCCAACAGCATTTGTCCGACACCGGCCACCTGACAGGTGGTGGTGGCTGCGTCCCATGCAGCGGCATCCAACAAAGCGCGCTCGATATGGCTGGCCAGGTAAGCACTCTGCGCAGGCGCACGCTCCAGCATCTGCCAGCCGCGCAAGGGCAAGGCCAGTTCGCGTCCGTGCCGGTACAGGGCCTCGGCCTGCACCCGATCGCGCGGCACCAGCATCACACACCAGCACCACCGTCCCGGCGAGGGACGGACGTCCAATTCCTGGTTCTCCGCAAACACCATCAGCCTGCCGCATTCCACCTGACGACCATTGGCCCACATCGGCTGCGCGGATTCGAGTGAGACAGCCAGCGCAACCACCCGTTCTCCGAAGCTGCCAGAGGCAAACACCGGCAATGAATAGTGCCCGCAGTCCAGACTGAATCCGCCGAACTCGATGCGCTGCACGCGCGCCTGAAAGCGACCGCCCGTCAGCAGCCTCTGTTCGAATCGAGTGTCCTTGACGACACCCAGCAGGGCGTCTGCGTCGAAGCCTTCAATCAACATCTGTTGATAGAGCTTGCCTTGCGTCACAACGTCCATCGGTCCCTCCAGGACTCGTCGGATATCGGATAGCAGCGGCATGGTGAACCCATTTTGATAGCGCTTCAAGCCAACTGCGGCACAGGTCCAGAGGTTGGTAACACGGCTTACTCCAAGCTCGTTGCCCCCTTCACGGGCCAGTCCGGGCGCTGCGCTGGGCAGGGATGTGTATGGCCAAGGAGCTGCGGCATCGACAAGCAAGTCACGCCAAGAGCGGCATCCGCCAGTCGCCCTATCTCCTGCTGGTCGCGATAGCTGCCTTCGCCCAGTTCATCTCGGTCGAACTCTGGGTGGAAAGTTCGCGTGCGCAGTTGCTGTGGCTGCCCGGCGCGGTGCTTATGTGCGCTCTGTTGAATCTGAATTGGCGACACTGGCCATTGACGGTTCTGGCGGTGGGCCTGGGGTCCCTGCTTGTGTTGCTGGCCATGTCGGAGCCGTGGCCGGCGTTACTGCTCGGTCTGTCCGGGCAGCTCCTGCTCGTGGTTCCGGTGGCGTACGCGCTCACGCGCTTGCGGCTTTCAACGCGTGGCGAGACGCTGGCCAGTTACCGGTGGCTCGGCGGGTTCCTGCTGCTGGCGGTCGTCGCACTGCCTGCGCTTGGCGCGAGTTGGGCGGAAATGGTCGCCATCCAGTTGGACGCTACCGGGCATCCCGGCGGCTGGTTCAATCTGGCCTTGTCGCACTGCGCCAGCTACGTGCTGGTGGTCCCGGCCTACCTGGGTCTGCACGAAACGGCATTGCAGCGGTCCGGTACGCCCTGGCGTTCCTACAACCTTGCGCTCATCACGGCGATGGCAACGATCTTCGCCATCGCTTGCTGGATGCCGTTCCACCACGCGCCCCTGCTGCGCCCCTTCCTCCTGCTGCTGGCGTTTACCCTGCTGGTCTGGTCACTGCTGCTGTTTGGCGCCGCCGGTGCCTTCACGGCATTGCTCACGCTCTCGCTGATCTGCATGCAAGCCAGCAACGTCGGGCTGTTTCCCCTGCAGGAACAGGATGGCTATACGGCGGTCCTCAGCATCCAGATCTGGACCATCGGCATGGCGCTGGCATTGCTTTCATTGAGCGCGGTGGCCGAGCAGCGCGCCGGGCTGAGACTCTCACTGGCCCAGGCGTACGCACGCCTGAGCGATCTGACTGGCCGCATGCTCCTGGTGCAGGAAGAAGAGCGCGCCCGAATCGCACGCGACCTGCATGACGACATCAACCAATCCGTCGCGGCGATTTCCATCCAGATCAGCGGACTGAAGAAGGATCTGGAGCTTGCACCGAGAACACGCCTGGCCGAAATCCAGGAGCAGTTGCTCGCGGTATCCGACGACATACGTCGTCTTTCACATGATCTGCACCCCAGCATCCTCCGTTACACCAGCCTGGCGGCGTCGCTCATCGCACTCTGCGAAAGTCATACCGCGCCTTCCACCCTGCGTGTGGACTGCGCCATCCATGAAGACATGGCGCTGAGCAACGAGCAGAAACTCAACCTCTTCCGAATCGCACAGGAAGCCATCCACAACGTGGAGTCGCATGCACGCGCAACGGCCGCCCTGCTCTCCCTGTCACGCGACGGCGAGGACATCG is part of the Pseudoxanthomonas indica genome and encodes:
- a CDS encoding arylsulfatase, whose protein sequence is MATKKAPAKAAPKAAAPAKASSRTAGKPGGKQPNILVIWGDDIGISNLSCYTKGLMGYQTPNIDRIANEGMLFTDSYGEQSCTAGRSSFITGQSVLRTGLSKVGAPAAPVGMSEKIVTIASLLKDQGYTTGQFGKNHLGDLNHMLPTNHGFDEFYGNLYHLNAEEEPEMYDYYPEKDFPNFRKKNGPRGVVHSWATNVDDSTTHERWGRVGKQKIQETGPLTKERMETCDDDFVDKASSFIRKADKAGTPFFVWLNTTHMHMFTHTKKSSLGQAGRWQSPYHDTMIDHDKNVGQMLDLLDELGLAEDTIVVYSTDNGPHRNSWPDGGMTPFRSEKNSNWEGAFRIPEMVRWPGKIAAGVVSNEIIQHHDWLPTFLAAAGDTTAVDKLKKGATVNGRKYKNHIDGFNLLPYLTGQVKESPRKLFVYISDDGDILGVRYDNWKIVFMEQRCKGTMAIWAEPFTPLRLPKIFNLRTDPYEFADTTSNSYYEWYLYHAYILYGAWGLAGQFADTFKEFPPIQKPNTFTIDDAISKMAEASGGG
- a CDS encoding YidH family protein, with protein sequence MSEQLQKPEANLQRPEHIPVTPVPPIPQVDETKADLASVKYSAYRTGLSNHRTGLSEHRTDLSEFRTDLSMHRTDLSEYRTDLSTNRTEMSMRRTGMSFQRTRMSADRTLMSIMRTALSLISFGFTIFQVFSKLVKLPDLNMQAHAPRNFGLAMVVLGMLLLSVGIYYHVSFMKGLRLERSHMVRGGLLHGESAYPISLTLITASLLWLIGLVAIVSMVFNVAPFN
- a CDS encoding response regulator, producing MKRPGVMLVEDNPAVARQLQNLLANEFDITGWVDNGLSMLGLARTTLPDVIVTDISLPGMDGMAAAEILCQERPELRIVFITVHTDTSLVQRALRLGECGYVLKADAGEDLLAAVHGVLAGSTYLSRSIAGHEGRLTRG
- a CDS encoding response regulator transcription factor, coding for MEVNGSSSYSPTRLLIADDHRVVAQGVERLLLECFEHVEVVQSGEAIIDCVLAERTDLVIADISMQGISGIEAMRRVRQLGYDTPFIFLTMHGDCRVAAEAIRSGASGYLLKSSAGEELVRAIREVQSGRSYVTPTLAGPTIFASEQSVDCNLTEKQQRILDYVAQGLRSKQIAYELGISVRTVESHKYAIMQQLGVHGTVELVRKAEQLGLLPGSPRQRSAA
- a CDS encoding AraC family transcriptional regulator, giving the protein MLVDAAAPWPYTSLPSAAPGLAREGGNELGVSRVTNLWTCAAVGLKRYQNGFTMPLLSDIRRVLEGPMDVVTQGKLYQQMLIEGFDADALLGVVKDTRFEQRLLTGGRFQARVQRIEFGGFSLDCGHYSLPVFASGSFGERVVALAVSLESAQPMWANGRQVECGRLMVFAENQELDVRPSPGRWCWCVMLVPRDRVQAEALYRHGRELALPLRGWQMLERAPAQSAYLASHIERALLDAAAWDAATTTCQVAGVGQMLLGAFVDVLAAGLPHRHRRASTPTMPMRHSMLIRRAEAFLDAHAGSDFSVSTLSAAIGVGERQMERIFRSAYGMGPCRWHHVARLNEARRLLRAAPATAHVTDIAGSLGFGHLGRFSGEYRQLFGESPRDTLAGRARLSEAP
- a CDS encoding histidine kinase, giving the protein MAKELRHRQASHAKSGIRQSPYLLLVAIAAFAQFISVELWVESSRAQLLWLPGAVLMCALLNLNWRHWPLTVLAVGLGSLLVLLAMSEPWPALLLGLSGQLLLVVPVAYALTRLRLSTRGETLASYRWLGGFLLLAVVALPALGASWAEMVAIQLDATGHPGGWFNLALSHCASYVLVVPAYLGLHETALQRSGTPWRSYNLALITAMATIFAIACWMPFHHAPLLRPFLLLLAFTLLVWSLLLFGAAGAFTALLTLSLICMQASNVGLFPLQEQDGYTAVLSIQIWTIGMALALLSLSAVAEQRAGLRLSLAQAYARLSDLTGRMLLVQEEERARIARDLHDDINQSVAAISIQISGLKKDLELAPRTRLAEIQEQLLAVSDDIRRLSHDLHPSILRYTSLAASLIALCESHTAPSTLRVDCAIHEDMALSNEQKLNLFRIAQEAIHNVESHARATAALLSLSRDGEDIVLRVDDDGIGIPEDLRRRLGGGLGMISMEERARSLGGTFQVMRMEEGGSRLEVRLPIRGPAPSPPLEDGSPSAIILSPDP